The Psychrobacter sp. 28M-43 genome segment TAGGGCACATCAATCCTTCAGCCGGAAGCCCCGTGTGACCGCCATCCAAGTCACATTTTTACGACCGCGAAATTAAAAACTTAGGTTGAAAGCAAAACTTAAAAAATTGGAGATTGAGATGGGCGGCGTTGCAACGGTACCAGGTCGTGGTCGCAAGCCAAAACCCACGAAGCAAAAACAGCTAGCGGGTAATCCCGGTAAGCGTGCACTGAATAATAATGAACCTGAATTTACTAAGCTCACCAAAGTTGATGCCCCTGCTTGGATGCCTGATATCGCTATTGGTATGTGGGAAACCATCGTCCCTGATTTATTAGCTAATGATGTTTTGACGGTACCGGATTTGCATAACGTTGAATCATTTTGCATGGCATATTGTCGCTGGCGTGAAGCTGAACAAGATATTAATGAGAATGGCATTACCATTCATACTGAAAAAACGGTGATTAAAAACCCAGCGGTAACAGTAGTCAATGAAGCCAAACGTCAGATGGTGCAGTTTGGTAGCTTGCTTGGACTTGACCCCTCAAGTAGACAGCGATTAATGGGACCTAAACCAAATGAAAACCAAGGCAATCCATTTGCCGACTTATAAACTTAGGAGTTTTTATGATAAATAAATCTCGTGCGCTCAGAGCGATTTTAATATTAGTGGACATCGCTTTTGTTGCTTATACAAAGTGTCGCAATAAAAACAAACCATGACCGCTACTAAGCGGTTTCTTTAAACCTAAAACAAAAGACAAGAAACTATGAAATGGCCCGCACTAAATACACCAATGTTGCTAAAGCTGAAAAGTATGCACGCGACGTTGTTGCGGGCAAAACCATCGCATGTAAGTGGGTAACGCTAGCATGCCAACGTCACCTTGATGACAAGAAAGCCAGTCGCTCAAAGGATTTTCCGTACAAGTTTGACCCTGCAAAAGCTGAAAAAATAGCCAAGTTTATCCAGTTGCTGCCGCACACCAAGGGCAAGTGGGCACAAGAACGCTTATTGATTACGCTCGAGCCTTGGCAGTTATTCAGTATCTGCATTCCGTTTGGCTGGATTCACAAGAAAACTAAGCTGCGTCGCTATACACGCGTCATTATTTTTGTGCCACGTAAGAACGGTAAGTCAATCATTGCTGCTGGTATCGGCTTGTATATGTTCGTCGCTGATGGTGAGTTTGGTGCTGAAGTCTATTCAGGTGCAACCACTGAGAAGCAAGCATGGGAAGTATTCCGACCTGCTAAGCAAATGGTTGACCGCACACCACAAATGAAAGAGTGGTATGGCATTGAATCCAATGCCTCAAACATGAATGTATCGCGTGATGGTAGCCGATTCGAACCAATCATTGGTACACCAGGTGACGGTTCAAGTCCGTCTTGTGCGTTGGTTGATGAATACCATGAGCACAAAGACAGCACATTGTACGACACGATGGAAACAGGCATGGGTTCGCGTGAGCAGCCAATGATGGTCGTTATCACCACTGCCGGTAGCGGTATTGGTGGACCATGCTACATGCTAATTCGTGACGCACAAAAAATGCTTGAAGGTGTGATGGATATCCCTGATATGTGGGCGATGATCTATACCAAAGACGAACATGACGACTGGACAAGCGAGCTTGCGCTACGCAAAGCCAATCCAAACTACGATATATCAGTCAGCGGCGACTTCTTAGAAGCGCGGTGCCGTGATGCTGTGCAATCTGCACGTAAGCAAAACACCTTTAGAACCAAGCACGTCAATGAATTTGTCGGTGCCAAGTCTGCTTGGATGAATATGTCTAAGTGGAATCAAGCGCCGGCACGTTTATCTCTTGATGAATTACAGGGCCGTCCGTGTTATATCGGCCTCGATTTGGCAACTAAGATTGATATGGTCGCCAAAATTATGGTCTTTCCTCCGTATGGTGGGGATCCTAATTACCACGTCCATGGCAAGTACTACATTCCAGAAGCACGTCTCTACGAAGAGGGCGAGGTTAATAGTGAGCGGTACCAAGAGTGGGACAAGCTTGGCTTGCTTACTGTGACTGATGGTGAGGTCATTCAGTTCTCAGTGATTGAAGATGACATCCGCGATGACATGGCGACTCACGATGTGCAAGAGGTGGCGTTTGACCCATGGCAGGCCGCACAGCTCGCTCAAAACATGGAGAACGATGGCGTAACAATGGTTGAGATACGCCATACCGTTCAAATGATATCTGAACCCATGAAAGAGATGGAAGCGCTGGTGTTATCACAGCGATGGGCGCATGGCGATTGCCCAATTATGACTTGGATGATATCGAACGTGACTGCCACCTTAGATAAAAAAGACAATATCTATCCAAACAAAGAGCGACCAGAAAACAAGATTGATGGGCCAGTTGCTGGAATCATGGCGTTGGCGCGTGCGACGGTACATGACCATGACGCTGGCAACTTAAACGACTTTCTAATGGACCCAATTATCGCATGAGTACACTTAATGACAGCAACTGGTGGTCACGATTCAGAGGTTCGTGGCGTAATGACAGCCGCCTAGACAAGGGAGATACTTCTACGCCTTTTACGGGTGGCAGTACTGCTGGTGGCAATAGCATCAGCCCAGACAAAGCAATGAAGCTTGCTACTGTGTGGGCGTGTGTCCGATTGCGTAGTGAAACCATCGCTTCATTGCCATTTCATCTTCGTGACGAAAAAAAAGACCTAGCAAAAGACCATCCTTTATATCGAATTTTGCATGATCAGCCCAACGCCGACATGACTGCTAGTGAGTTTTGGGAGGCTATGGTTGCTTCTCAAGAGCTTGATGGTAATGGTTACGCGCTAATACTCAGAAACACCTTAAAAACAGTCATCGCTTTAGAGTTTTTAGACCCAGAACATATGCACGTAAGCCGCAGCAAGATGGGCAAAATTGATTACACATATAAGAAAGGTACTAAGGATGAAGTTGTTTATGACGAAGAAGACATCCTACACCTAAAGGGCTTTTCTCTTGACGGCTTGGTTGGTTTGTCTGCTATCAAATATCAGTCCGATGTCATTGGTGGTCAGATTGATGCAAACAATGCGGCCAATTCTGAATTTAAAAACAATCTCAAAGCTGGTGGCTTTCTTAAGACTGGTGAAAAAACGCTCAACAAAGAACAGCGTGAACGCTTACGCCAGAACTTAGCGACATTTGGTGAGCCTCAGAATGCTGGCAAGTGGATGGTACTTGAATCTGGTATGGAACCAGCCAGTGCTTCACATGTACGTATTAGTGCACAAGATGCTCAGTTGCTTGAAAACCGCCGCTTTGGTATCGAAGAGATATGTCGAACTTTTAAAACCCCGCCACAGCTTATCTATCATATGGATAAGGCGTCGTCATGGGCATCCAGCCTTGAGCAAATGAACTTGGGTTATTTGACGTATGGATTACGGCCAACACTGGTACGTATTGAGCAGATGGTCACGCGCAAGCTGCTGACACCTGAAGAACGAAAAAAATACTCACCGAAGTTTTCTGTTGAGGGTTTGTTGCGGGCAGATAGTGCCGCTCGTTCAGGGTTCTATAGCACCTTACTCCAAAATGGCGTAATGACACGTAACGAGGTACGAGCCTTAGAAGATCTGCCTGCACATACTGGCGCTGATCAGTTGACGGTGCAGCTCAATCTTACCCCTATTGAATTACTAGGACGAACCAATGAGCAAACTAAAGACAAAACAGATTAGCTTTGATGTAAAAGCTATCGAAGATGATGGCACGTTTAGCGGTTACTGCAGCGTGTTTGATGTTGAAGATAGTTATGGTGATGTCGTAAAGGCTGGCGCTTATGCTGAGACCATTAAAGAATGGGCAGAGAAAGGCAAAATGCCGCCGGTTCTTTGGCAGCATGGGCGTGGGGATGTTATCGGCGTATGGACCAAGCTTGTTGAAGATGAAAAAGGTTTGTATGGCGAGGGGCGCTTACTAATTAAAGATGTTACGAAAGCACGTGAAGCTCATGCATTGATGAAGCATGGCGCTATTGACGGTCTGTCAATTGGCTACCGCGTAAGAAAGTGGTCGTTCAACGAAGAAGACGGCGTGCTTGAGTTATTGGATATTGATTTAAAAGAAATCAGTATTGTGACATTCCCTGCCAATGAAGACAGCCTTGTCGATAACATAAAATCTATTTTAGAAAGCGGCGATATTCCGTCACTACCCGAATTTGAGAAGTTCCTGCGTGATGCTGGTGGCTTCTCAAAATCGCAAGCCACTGCCATAGCTGGGCATGGTCTGCGCTCATTGATTCAGGGCGAGCCTGAAGCAAAAAAATTAGCTAATGACGCCAGTGAAACATTGGCAATCTTACAACGCATTAATAGGAATGTTTAATATGACTGATGAAACTAAAGCGCTCGCCACTGAGTTGGAAAAGGCCACGGGCAAAGTAAATGAATTGGGCGTTGAGCTCAAAGGCCGTATGGAAAAAGGTGAAAAAGGTATCAACGATCTAAAAGACCAGGTCGATGAAGCGCTGACGTTAATGAACGAAGCCAAAACTCGCCTTGATGAAGTCGAACAGAAACAAGCGCGCCGCGGCGATGACGGTAAAGTTGAGCAAAAATCACTTGGTCAGCAAATGTATGAAAGCGAACAGTTTAAGTCGTTTGCTGAAAACCCACGCAATGGCAGCCGCGCGACACTACATGTTAAAGACATCACCAGTGCCACAACTGCCGCACCTGGTTCTGCTGGCGCGTTAACTACGCCGCAAACTGTGCCAGGCATTGTGGCGCCACCAAACCAAGTACTGCATATTCGTGACTTGATTGCATCTGGTACTACCAATAGCAATTCCATTGAGTACATTCGCGAAACAGGCTTTACCAATAATGCAGGTGCGCAAACCGCTGAAGGTGCGTTAAAGGCTAAATCTGATTTGCAGTTTGATGATGAAACAGTGGCAGTTCGTACCATTGCCCACTGGGTTAAAGCGTCTCGCCAAATCTTGGACGATGCTGCGCAGCTTGAATCATATATTGGTGGTCGCTTGATGTATGGTTTGAAATTGGTTGAAGACCGTCAGTTGCTTAATGGCGATGGACTAACTGGTAATCTAAAGGGGATTATTCCACAAGCATCAGTCTTTGCCGATCCTACTGCAATGGCTAGTTATACGGTGATGGATCAGTTGCGACTGGCTCAGCTGCAAGCAGTTATGGCTGAATATCCAGCAAGTGGTCATGTGTTGAATCCAATTGATTGGGCGATCATGGAATTATCGAAAGATAACGAAGGTCGTTATATTATTGGTAATCCACAAGGTACAGCACAACCTACAATGTGGGGTCTGCCTGTCGTTACTACTCAAGCGATGGGTTTTGGCAAGTTCTTAACCGGTGCATTCAACATGGGTGCGCAAGTGTTTGACCGCATGCAAGCATCAATTGCTGTTGCTACTGAAAACGAAGATGATTTTGTGAAGAATATGATTACCATTCTTTGTGAAGAGCGCTTGGCGTTAGCTGTTTATCGTCCAGAAGCTTTCATCACTGGTACGCTTGCAGCGAAAACGGTGTAATAGTTAACGAAACTTTTATCCTTAGAAATAAAAAACACGCAACCTGTCTAACAAGTTGCGTGTTTTTTTATTAAGCCAAAGCCAGTTTATTAAGCTGATTTTGTCTTACTAACAGGAGCATGTCATGGAATATAAAGTCACTAAGCAGCACTGGGGCGACAAACAGTACTTTGAGGGCGATACGCGCGAAGTTAAAAACGACTCAGACGCTAAAGATTTGATGCGTATGGGTATGATTATCGATCCTAAAGCAGCTGCAGCAGAAAAGAAAAAGGCGGCCGCTGATGCCAAAGCTAAAGCAGACGCTGACGAAGCTGCAGCTAAGGCTAAAAAAGAAGCTGACGAAGCCAAGGCTAAGGCTGGTGCTGAAAAAGCTGAGAAAGAATCTGATGAGGCAGAGAAGGCAGCGCCTGAAACCAATAACAAGATGGCGAAGAAGCCATCTAACAAGTCAGAGTAATTAATTATGTTTATACGTACTTTGAGATACACGATGGTTAATCGGATTTTTCGACAGAGTAATACCACTGTCGAAGTAGATAAGGCCGAAGGTGAGAAGCTAGTGCAAAAAGGCCATGCTGTTGAAGTCGATGCACCTCATGTTGAGGTAGTAAAAGCGGAAACGCCAAAAACCAAAGCTGCAGCAAAAAACGATACCAAAGATAAGGCAGATTAATTATGGTCACAATCGAGCAGGTTAAGCATCAATGCCGCATCGAGCACGATGATGAAGATGTGCTGCTGGCTGGATATATAGCAGCTGCTCGCGACCATGTGCAAATGCACCTAGACCGGACCATTTACGAATTGGCGGTACCGGATGATGATCCTGATGGTGTTATCGATAATCCATCTATTGATCAGGCGACTTTGCTAATGATTGGCCACTGGTATGCCCATCGTGAGGCAGTATCTGAATCATCTATGAATGAGATGCCGATGAGTACTTATTGTCTGCTACAGCCTTATCGAAATATGGGAATGTAATAATGACTTGTAAAGGATGTGAGGCTCGCCGTGAGTGGATCAAACAAAGAACCGATGAAGCAAGCGATCGAGCAAAGCGACTTATTGCCAAGCTTAATAGCTCTAGCGACAAAGATAGTCGAACAAAATAATGTATTAATCCAGCAGTCCAGTGAGAAAGAAAAAATCATATTGCGACTGCTTGATCAGAACGATGAGATATTAAACGAGCTCGTTGAACAAGAAGATGACGACGATGAGCAGACGGGCTCAACCTTTTTAGATGGGTGAATGATATGGCAGTCAAGGCAGGCGAGTTACACCATCGCGTCACAATCCAAAGCTATGTGAAAGGCGGACGTGATGAGGATGGATATGAATTGCCATCAGAGTGGATTTTTTACAAAAAAGCGTATGCCAAAATCACGCCGCTTTCTACTAAAGACTTGCTTAGTGCACAGGCTGCAGACTCTGAAATAACAGCTCGCATGAAGGTTCGATATAGCACTGGTCTTGATATCGACACGACAATGCGGGTGGTTTGGAAAGGTCGATTCTTTGCTATAGACAGCCAAGGTCTTGATGATGGCGATAGTGGCCTGGAATATACAACGTTCACTCTGTCAGGCGGTATTGAGCAATTTAAGGATTAAACCATGGCAAACGAAATTACTGGACTTGACGAAGTGCAAGCAAAGTTACGTCAGCTTGGTAATCAACGTAAAGCAAAGAACGCTGCTACTCGCTCATCACGCAAAGCAATGAACATCGTTAAAAAAGCGGCTGTGGTCAACGCCAAAGCGTTTGATGACAAAGACAGCCCCGAAAAGATTTGGAAAAACATTGTTACCAAGGCTGGCAAAACCAAGGGTGTTGATAATGTCGTGATGAAAGTTGGTGTAAAAGGCGGTGCAAAAAATTACGGCACTAATGCAGATAATAGACGTGCAAACCGTATAGGTCGCACTTATCAGACACAAGGCGATAAGAAGAACCCCGGTGGTGATACCTGGTACTGGCGCTTTAAAGAGTTCGGCAGTGCAACTAATAGTGCAGATCCTTTTTTACGGCCGGCACTAAATAACAATATGGATGCAGTACAAGCTGAGTTTTCCAGAGCATACAAAGAAGAGCTCGACAAGGAGATTGCCAAGCTATGAGCTTTTTACCGATATACCGCACGCTTAAAGCTGATATTGATTTGGCAGCGCTTATCGATGTCGAGAGCAAGGCGTTTGAAGATGTTGCACCGCAGGGCACATCACCGCCTTACATTGTATGGCAAACAATCAGTGCACAAGCAAATAATCACTTAGATGAACCCGCGAATTTTGATGATACACAGTACCAGCTAATGGTCTACGCAGCAGATGCTAAGACTGCCTATAACTTACGCGATGCTTGTCGAGTGGCGCTAGAAAAACAATCTTGGATATCCAATCCTTCTATTAACTTATATGACAGCAAAGCTAAGCTTTATGGCCGCGGCTTTGATGCCAATTGGATATTAGCGCGTTAACTATTTACCAACCACACTAGGAGCCAATCATGGCTAAGAAAGAAAAAGGTGTATTTACGCAGGGCACCAAAGTTTGGATTAAACACGGTGAGGCTGACACGCCGATCTTAACTAAAATGGACTGTATCACTGGCGTTGTGCTTGGTGATGATAGTCCCACTGATATTGATGATACTTGCCTTGACGAAGAAGATTCAGCAACATCAACATATGGTCTTAATAAGCCTGGTGAAGGCTCAATCACCATTAACACTGATCCTAAAAATGCAACTCATATGACGCTACTACAATTAGCAGAAGATAAAGAGTTGGTCGAAGTATATATCGGATGGTCAGATGGTATAGGTATTGAGCCAGACATGGTAACTCCTGACGTTACACTACCTGAGACGCGCACATGGACCGTCTTCACTGCGCGATTAAAAGCAGGTGCTCCTACGTTTGATCCTGATTCACTGGTTAAGCATTCAGTAGCAATGAAGCGTCAAACTAGAGCTGTCACTTCGTATAAGACCACTTAACGAACGATTTAATCGCCAAAAAAAGTTAAAAACAAAGCCTCTTAATTGAGGCTTTACTATTTTTAGAGGATTACAAAGATGGCAAAGTATCAATTATCAGATGTCAAAGCAGGTAGCTTGGTTGGAGAAATCCATGAAGATACGGTTGAGTTCTACCATAAGGGTGAGTTGTGCGACGTTGATATTAAGTACAAGATACTTCCTTTCGTAGAAAGCGACGCGCTTCATAAGCGTATGAATAACAATGAAAATGTTGCAGCCGAATGGATTAGCAAGGCACTGGTTGACGGAAAAGGCAAACAGCAATTCACAGAACATCAAGTTAAAACAACCTTTATTCAACCGTTAGCAAATGCCATATTCAATATAGTGTGGGGGCTTGATAGTGTAAAAAAGGCGATGGAGAAGACCAAGGACAAAAAGGAATAATCGCTGGCGAGAACGAGCTATTGTTTGAGCTTGCGCTGGCAGGTATCGGCGGTAATACAATTCACCAAGTTGTAAGCAACCTTACTATGAGTGAGATTAAGCAATGGGCGGAATATCGCTCAAGGCGTGGTAGTTTAAATGTGGGTAGGCGTGTTGAGCAAGCCGCAGCTAATATTATGAGCTTTGGTTATAATATGAAAGTTAAAGATGCTGAGAATTGGATTGATCCTATCGAGTTGATGCCACATGAAGATGATGTAATTGAGAGCTTTGAAGAACAGTTGACAAACTAAATGTGTTGCTAGAGTGTTTCCACTCGGTTATAGTTAACCTTTGTTTAACCTTGGCGCACTAGATTATGAAAAAGATATTATTCACATCAATTATAACGGCTGGTCTTTTATCAGCCTGCGCGACACCTAGCTACAATTATAAACCTGAACTTAAAGAGATAAGTAAGCCGCCAATCGGGCAGGTGGCTACTGCTAATCTTGGCGATCATATGTTGACGCAAGGAATGATGGTCCAGCAAGATGCTATCTATATAGATGGTGACTACAATATGTCTGGTAATACAGTATCTTCTGGTTATTTTGCCAAACAAGGTGAAGATGAGAAATATGAACAATATAGAATATCTAATGACGTTGGCGCTGGTAAAGTCGCGAAAGGCATCTTAAGAGATCCACCTGCTTTACTAGCTATTAGAAAAGAAGATAATGCTCTTTGCGTCATGACAATTTATAACTATGTCAGTAGTTGCACTACAGAGGTTCCGTATCAAAAGACTAACTGGGCTACTGCCAACAAAAACAGCTTTCAGCAAACACTCCTTTATAATGGCAAGGTAGGCAATAAGATAAATATTGGTTATCGTGAGTTTAGCAGCGATACCGCAAGACCGGCTTTTAATAATGATGTCGAATACGACTTGTCACAATCTAAAGAAATTGGTTACAAGGGCGCTTTGATAGATGTAATTGATGCCGATAACAGACAAATTAAATATAAAGTCACTAAAGGCTTTGATAAATAAAGTATTAAGATGCAATACTCACCACGCCGAAAACTACCCGCCCAGCAATTAACTTGGGCGCAGATATGGGTGAATCATTTGATTGAAAGCAATCACTGGTCACTCGTTGAGTCCATACCCATTGGCTATTACGTTTACATGTATATAGACGACTAATAGTAAGACAACTAGAAGATTTTAAAGAAACCTCAGTCTGAAATGATTGAGGTTTTTTATTGCCAAAAATAAGGATTCACTGTTATGGCCAGCACCTCACTAGGTACATTAACTCTCGACTTAGCTGTGCGCTTAAGCGAGTTTACTGATGGTCTAACACGCGCTGAACGTGAGACACGAGACCGTACTGAAAGTATGGGTGATTCTGTTGGTAAATTTAAAGAGCGGTTAGTAGAGGATCTTAGTGGCACACCTATTGGTGATGCCGTAGGTTCTCTGACCGAAAAACTTTCTTCCATCACTGAAGCTTTTGGTGAGGGTGGCTTGGCAGGAGCAGCTGCAATAGGCGCTGCTTCTGTTATAGGGTCAGTTGTTGCTATAGGTGCCGGTTTAGTAACTCTAGCATTGCAAACAGCAGAAGCGGATGAGCAGTTAGTAAGATTGGCGACGAGAGCAAACACCTCTACTACCAACCTACAGGTCTTGACGGCAGCAACTGGTGCTTATGGATTAGAGATGGAAAGCGTTGGTGATATCTTGGCAGATGCTCAAGAGAAGCTAGGAGAGTTTAGTGCGACCGGCGGCGGTGGCTTGGTAGATACCTTAGAACTTATGCAGAATGCCACCAAAAAAACAGATGCAGAACTAGAGATATTTGGTAAGAGCTTATCTACGATGGACAGTGTAGATGCTATTCAAGCTGTAGTAGATGAGATGGAGAAAGCGGGCGCAACATCACAAGAAGTAAGGTTCGTTACTGAGTCGTTAGCAAGTGGTTTAGGCGATATCATTCCGCTTTGGGACAACAACGGTGAAGCTTTACGTAATTATGAGAATGATCTTAATGAAGCTGGGGTGATCAGAACTAAGGAGTCTATAGAGCAATCTCAGATCCTAGCAAATGAGATGGAAGGGCTACAGATTAAGTTTGAAGGTGTGTCTAATCAACTGGTCACTGAAGCCTTACCTGCCATGGCTACATTAATAGAATATTTTAAAGAAGGCACTACACAAGGCGGCAGCTTCAAGAATGAAATTAGTGGTGTAGGCCGAGCTATAAACATTACAGCGGCTTCAGTAGTGGGTATCGCAGCAGGAATAGGTCAGCTAATTAATGCTTTCTCAGCGGTCGGCATGCAGATGCGCAATATAGGACAGACTGCACAAAATTTTTATAATGCAGATAACCTGGCTGATAGAGGTAAAGCTTTATTTACTGGGTTTTTCTCTGCTGGCGCATTAGCTAGCGGAAGTATGTTAGATATATCTAGCCAATGGGCTAATGATATGGAAACGATAAACAAGTTGTTAGAAGGCGCTTCTAGCAAAATGAATCAGATTAATACACAACGCCCAGCAGTTAACACGTCGTTTGGTAGTGTATTAAACCCTAAAGGTAACAATGCTGCATTCCCTTATAGAAATGATGGTATTCCTTATAGAACTGGTGCGGTAGATGTAGAGATAATAGCTTCAAGGGCAATAGCTGATGCTGCTGAAGAAGAGGCGAAGGCACAAGAAAAGCTTGCTAAAGCTAACGATAAAACAGCAAAGTCACTTAAGGGTTTGGCTACTGCCAAGCTAAGCGTGAATGCCAAAGCACTTGCCAATGCTGAGAACTATGGATTCGCAAACTACGAGGCGAAATACGGTTTACCTTATGGTTTGATGACTGGCATACATATGCAAGAGTCACATGGTAATCCTAATGCTACCGGTCCTATGACTAAGTATGGAAAAGCTAAAGGTGGCTTTCAGATGATAGATGCCACCGCCAAACGTTTTGGGGTAGACGATCCTTACAATATGACGCAAGCAACAGAAGGTGCGGCTAAGTATTTAAGCTGGTTGTATGAGCGTTTTGAAGGTGATTTAGCTAAAACCATTGCAGCGTATAACACGGGTGAGGGGAATGTCGATAAACATCCGATGTCATTGATTCTATCAGATCGCTGGGCTAGAAATAAAAAGACGGGTATTGGTCAAACCAAAGAATACACTAAAAACGTACTGGGCTACATGAAGTCAGCCACGACAGATACAAGCAAGTTGGTGTATGACACAGTGGCCAAGCAAGCGCTTGAAGCTCAAAAACTGCAAGAAGAGACGCTACGTCGTCAAGTTTCAATACAGACAAAGTATGCAACTGACCGTGAAAAGTTAGACCGCGACTATGCCGCTAATATTACTGAAATTGAATCTCTATATGCTGAGGGTTCGATTGAACGCACCGAATTACTGAATCGTGCAAAGGCTGAGTACGACCAAAAGCGTACAGCAGCTGCAAAATCGATACTTGAAAGCTATATGGCAGACGAGGAGAAATTAACATACGAGCATAACAAGAAGATTGAACGTATCAATGTTGAGTTTGCAGAGGATGACCAGTCAAGACAGCTGCTCATTGACTTGCAAAACGCAGCGTATCAAGAAGATTTAGCTAACTTCAAGTTTGCGTCGCAAGCCAAAGCTCGCGCCCAAGACAAAATGTATCAGTCTATTGCCAATAGCATGAGAACAAGTAGCTTATCTGCTGCCAGCAACGGCCTTGATAGTATGGCACAGCGTACTATGAGCGATGATGAGTATTCAGTTTGGCGATTGGGTCAAGACCGCGATGAATCCTTTAATTCTATCAATAGTCAGTACTCTAACCGCCAGTCTGAGATTAATGCGACTGATGAGCGTGGTAACTTTGAATTGCCAGAACTTGAACG includes the following:
- a CDS encoding phage terminase small subunit P27 family, whose protein sequence is MGGVATVPGRGRKPKPTKQKQLAGNPGKRALNNNEPEFTKLTKVDAPAWMPDIAIGMWETIVPDLLANDVLTVPDLHNVESFCMAYCRWREAEQDINENGITIHTEKTVIKNPAVTVVNEAKRQMVQFGSLLGLDPSSRQRLMGPKPNENQGNPFADL
- a CDS encoding terminase large subunit — its product is MARTKYTNVAKAEKYARDVVAGKTIACKWVTLACQRHLDDKKASRSKDFPYKFDPAKAEKIAKFIQLLPHTKGKWAQERLLITLEPWQLFSICIPFGWIHKKTKLRRYTRVIIFVPRKNGKSIIAAGIGLYMFVADGEFGAEVYSGATTEKQAWEVFRPAKQMVDRTPQMKEWYGIESNASNMNVSRDGSRFEPIIGTPGDGSSPSCALVDEYHEHKDSTLYDTMETGMGSREQPMMVVITTAGSGIGGPCYMLIRDAQKMLEGVMDIPDMWAMIYTKDEHDDWTSELALRKANPNYDISVSGDFLEARCRDAVQSARKQNTFRTKHVNEFVGAKSAWMNMSKWNQAPARLSLDELQGRPCYIGLDLATKIDMVAKIMVFPPYGGDPNYHVHGKYYIPEARLYEEGEVNSERYQEWDKLGLLTVTDGEVIQFSVIEDDIRDDMATHDVQEVAFDPWQAAQLAQNMENDGVTMVEIRHTVQMISEPMKEMEALVLSQRWAHGDCPIMTWMISNVTATLDKKDNIYPNKERPENKIDGPVAGIMALARATVHDHDAGNLNDFLMDPIIA
- a CDS encoding phage portal protein, yielding MSTLNDSNWWSRFRGSWRNDSRLDKGDTSTPFTGGSTAGGNSISPDKAMKLATVWACVRLRSETIASLPFHLRDEKKDLAKDHPLYRILHDQPNADMTASEFWEAMVASQELDGNGYALILRNTLKTVIALEFLDPEHMHVSRSKMGKIDYTYKKGTKDEVVYDEEDILHLKGFSLDGLVGLSAIKYQSDVIGGQIDANNAANSEFKNNLKAGGFLKTGEKTLNKEQRERLRQNLATFGEPQNAGKWMVLESGMEPASASHVRISAQDAQLLENRRFGIEEICRTFKTPPQLIYHMDKASSWASSLEQMNLGYLTYGLRPTLVRIEQMVTRKLLTPEERKKYSPKFSVEGLLRADSAARSGFYSTLLQNGVMTRNEVRALEDLPAHTGADQLTVQLNLTPIELLGRTNEQTKDKTD
- a CDS encoding HK97 family phage prohead protease, with product MSKLKTKQISFDVKAIEDDGTFSGYCSVFDVEDSYGDVVKAGAYAETIKEWAEKGKMPPVLWQHGRGDVIGVWTKLVEDEKGLYGEGRLLIKDVTKAREAHALMKHGAIDGLSIGYRVRKWSFNEEDGVLELLDIDLKEISIVTFPANEDSLVDNIKSILESGDIPSLPEFEKFLRDAGGFSKSQATAIAGHGLRSLIQGEPEAKKLANDASETLAILQRINRNV
- a CDS encoding phage major capsid protein; its protein translation is MTDETKALATELEKATGKVNELGVELKGRMEKGEKGINDLKDQVDEALTLMNEAKTRLDEVEQKQARRGDDGKVEQKSLGQQMYESEQFKSFAENPRNGSRATLHVKDITSATTAAPGSAGALTTPQTVPGIVAPPNQVLHIRDLIASGTTNSNSIEYIRETGFTNNAGAQTAEGALKAKSDLQFDDETVAVRTIAHWVKASRQILDDAAQLESYIGGRLMYGLKLVEDRQLLNGDGLTGNLKGIIPQASVFADPTAMASYTVMDQLRLAQLQAVMAEYPASGHVLNPIDWAIMELSKDNEGRYIIGNPQGTAQPTMWGLPVVTTQAMGFGKFLTGAFNMGAQVFDRMQASIAVATENEDDFVKNMITILCEERLALAVYRPEAFITGTLAAKTV
- a CDS encoding DUF7302 family protein, producing MVNRIFRQSNTTVEVDKAEGEKLVQKGHAVEVDAPHVEVVKAETPKTKAAAKNDTKDKAD
- a CDS encoding head-tail connector protein; the encoded protein is MVTIEQVKHQCRIEHDDEDVLLAGYIAAARDHVQMHLDRTIYELAVPDDDPDGVIDNPSIDQATLLMIGHWYAHREAVSESSMNEMPMSTYCLLQPYRNMGM
- a CDS encoding phage head closure protein: MAVKAGELHHRVTIQSYVKGGRDEDGYELPSEWIFYKKAYAKITPLSTKDLLSAQAADSEITARMKVRYSTGLDIDTTMRVVWKGRFFAIDSQGLDDGDSGLEYTTFTLSGGIEQFKD
- a CDS encoding HK97-gp10 family putative phage morphogenesis protein; this encodes MANEITGLDEVQAKLRQLGNQRKAKNAATRSSRKAMNIVKKAAVVNAKAFDDKDSPEKIWKNIVTKAGKTKGVDNVVMKVGVKGGAKNYGTNADNRRANRIGRTYQTQGDKKNPGGDTWYWRFKEFGSATNSADPFLRPALNNNMDAVQAEFSRAYKEELDKEIAKL
- a CDS encoding DUF3168 domain-containing protein; this translates as MSFLPIYRTLKADIDLAALIDVESKAFEDVAPQGTSPPYIVWQTISAQANNHLDEPANFDDTQYQLMVYAADAKTAYNLRDACRVALEKQSWISNPSINLYDSKAKLYGRGFDANWILAR
- a CDS encoding phage tail tube protein; translation: MAKKEKGVFTQGTKVWIKHGEADTPILTKMDCITGVVLGDDSPTDIDDTCLDEEDSATSTYGLNKPGEGSITINTDPKNATHMTLLQLAEDKELVEVYIGWSDGIGIEPDMVTPDVTLPETRTWTVFTARLKAGAPTFDPDSLVKHSVAMKRQTRAVTSYKTT